The Microbacterium forte sequence TGCCGATGTGGAACCCTCGCAAGGCTCTCGGCGGTTCCTCCGCATCCGAGCTCGTCGACTCCCGGGTGATCCTCTGGCATGGTTTCTGCTCCGTGCACCGTCGGTTCACCGTCGACCAGATCGACCAGGCGCGGGCCGAGCACCCCGGTGTGCGAGTGATCGTGCACCCGGAGTGCCCCATGGCGGTCGTCGACGCGGCCGACGAGGCGGGCTCGACCGACTACATCCGGAGGGCGATCGCCGCTGCGACCACGCCGACGACCTTCGCGATCGGCACAGAGATCAACCTCGTCCGCCGCCTCGCCGCGCAGTTCCCCCAGCATGAGATCTTCTGCCTCGACCCGGTGGTGTGCCCCTGCTCGACGATGTACCGCATCCACCCCGGGTACCTCGCGTGGGTTCTCGAAGAGCTCGTCGCGGGGCGCACGCCGAACCGGATCACGGTGACGGCTGATGTGGCCGACCCCGCCCGCATCGCTCTCGAGCGGATGCTGGCGGCGAAGCCGCCCGTGGTGACGAGCGCACGATGAACGTCGTCGTCGTCGGCTCGGGGATCGCCGGACTGACCGCGGCGCTGCATGCGCGAGAGGCAGGGCACTCGGTCACCCTCGTGACGAAGGGAGCGATCGGCGACGGCTCCACGGGGTACGCGCAGGGCGGCGTCGCCGGGATCTACGGCACCGGCGACTCTGCGGCGCACCACGCGGCCGACACGATCGAAGCGGGGGCAGGCCTCTCGGATGAGGTCGCGGTCGGGGTTCTCGTGCGCGACGGCGCGGCTCGGATCGCCGAGCTGATCGCCCGAGGCGTCGCATTCGACCGGTCGCCGGACGGCGAGCTCCTGCTCGGACGCGAGGCTGCTCATCGTCACGCCCGAATCGTGCACGCCGGCGGCGATGCCACCGGTGCGGCGATCGCCCAGTCGTTGGTGGCTGCTGTTCGCAGCACCGACGTCACCGTGGTCGAGGGCGCCTTCCTCGCCGACGTGCTCGTCGAAGACGGCATCGCGCGCGGCATCCGCGTGGTGGTCGACGGCGTGGCCTCCGACCTCTCCGCGGATGCGGTGATCCTCGCGACCGGCGGTGCCGGTCACCTCTATGCGCACACCACGAACCCCCTGGGCGCCACCGGCGACGGCATCGCCGCAGCTCTCCGTGTCGGCGCGGCTGTCGCGGACCTCGAGTTCGTGCAGTTCCATCCGACGATCCTGGGCGAAGGCCCCGCCTTCCTCGTCTCCGAAGCCGTCCGCGGCGAGGGCGCAACCCTGATCGACGCGGCCGGTCATCGGTTCGTCTTCGACAGCCACCCCGACGGGGAACTCGCTCCGCGCGATGTCGTCGCTCGCGCGATCGCCCGCCAGGCAGCCCGGCAAGGCTCCCCCGTGCGTCTCGACGCGACGATGATCGGAAGACTCCGGCTCGCACATCGGTTCCCGACGATCGATCGGGTGACACGCGAACGCGGATTCGACTGGGCTTCCGAGCCGATTCCCGTGACACCGGCAGCGCACTACCTCATGGGCGGCATCGTCACCGACCTCGACGGCCGCACATCCATCCGGGGCCTGTTGGCCGTGGGCGAGGTGGCGCGCACGGGCGTCCACGGAGCGAACCGCCTCGCTTCGAACTCCCTGCTCGAGGGTGCCGTCTTCGGCGCTCGCGCGGCAGCGGCACTCGAGGCTCCCTGGCAGCATCCTCCGATGACCGTGCGTGGCGGGCAGGCGAACGGCCCGACGCACGGCGATGGCCGCGGCTCAGAAGTGGACGATCACGGCACTGCATTCAGTCGGGCAGCACTCCAGCGACTGATGTGGGACCACGTGGGCCTGCTGCGCTCGGAAGACGGTCTCCGGTACGCCCTGATCACGCTGCGTCGCTGGCTCGCCACCGCTCCCGATCCGACCACCGTCGCCGAGCGCGAGGACGCGAACCTGCTCCTGCTCGCCGACGCGACGGCATCCGCAGCTCTCGCTCGCACCGACTCGATCGGCGCGCACTTCCGCGAATCCGTCGCCGCACCTCTCCTGGAGACCGTCTGATGCTCACCCCCGCCCACATCACCCGCGTCGTCGGCGCTGCGCTCGAGGAGGACGCTCCCTGGGGCGACCTCACCAGCACGACTCTGCTGCCCCCGGACGCCACCGCCACCGCCGATCTGGTCGCTCGAGAAGCCGGGATCTTCAGCGGGGGCGAGGTCTTCGCGGCTGCGTTCCATCTCACCGATCCGAGCATCTCGGTCGATGTGCACGTGGGCGACGGCGACGCATTCGCGGCGGGTGACGTGCTCGCCTCGGTGTCGGGCCCCGCCCGCGGAATCCTCACCGCCGAGCGCATCGCACTCAACTTCACTCAGCGGATGAGCGGCATCGCGACGGTCACGGCCGCATACGTGCGCGCGATCGAGGGAACGTCGGCACGCATCGCCGACACCCGGAAGACGACCCCGGGGCTCCGCGCCTTCGAACGACATGCCGTGCTCTCGGGGGGCGGACACAACCACCGCCACTCCCTGTCCGACGCGGTGATGGCCAAGGACAACCATCTCGCGGTGCTGAAGCGCTCGGGAGTCGACCTCGCCACCGCCCTGCGCGACGCCCTCTCGCGCCTGCCCCACACCACCCACGTGGTCGTCGAGGTCGACCGGCTCGATCAGATCCCGGCTGTGCTCGACGGCGGCGCGCACACCGTGCTGCTCGACAACTTCTCGGTCGACGATCTGCGCGCAGGAGTGACTCTGATCGGCGACCGCGCGCAGGTCGAGGCCTCGGGCGGGGTGAATCTCGACACGGTCGGCGGCATCGCGGCGACGGGAGTCGATGTGATCTCGGTCGGCGCATTGACGCACTCGGCCAGGGCGCTCGACCTCGGCCTGGACGTGCGGATCGACTGACGCGGATGCTCTATCTCGACCACGCCGCGACCTCCCCGGTCCGTCCGGAGGTGCTCGACGCGATGCGCCCGTTCCTCGCCGGGGTGTTCGGCAACCCGTCGAGCCATCACACATACGGCGAAGCTGCGGCGAGCGCGCTCGACGAAGCACGCGCACGGGTCGCGCGGGTGCTCGGGATGCGCTCCGGAGATGTGATCTTCACCTCCGGCGGAACAGAATCGAACAACCTCGCGGTCAAGGGGATCGTGCTCGCGGCTCTCGCGCGCGGCCGCGGGCATCTGGTCGTCTCGCCGATCGAGCACGAGTCGATCCTCGAGTCCGCCGACTATCTGCATCGCTTCCATGGGGTCGAGGTGTCGGCCGCTCCGGTCGACGCCCTCGGCAGGATCTCCGCTTCTGCACTGACGGAGACCCTGCGTGAGGACACCGCCCTGGTGGCGATCGGACACGCCAACAACGAGATCGGCACGATCCAGGACGTGCCCTCACTCGCCGCGGTGGCCCGTGATGCCGGCGTACCGCTGCACGTCGACGCCGTGCAGTCGGCGGGGTGGCTGCCACTCACCGATCTCGGGGCGGATGCGATAGCGGTGGCCGGGCACAAGCTCGGGACCCCCAAGGGGATCGGCGTGCTCGGCGTGCGCGGGCGCGTCGCTCTCGAACCCCTGATGCACGGTGGCGGGCAGGAACGGGGTCGCCGCTCCGGCACCGAGAACGTCGCGGGAGCGGTGGCCCTCGCCACGGCGCTGGAGCTCGCCGAAGCGGAGCGCGACGAGGTGAACGCCCGGCTCAGCGCATCCACGGGACGATTCATCGAGGTGGTTCAGTCGCTCGTGTCGCAGGCGTCGCTCACCGGTGATCCGGCGGCGCGGCTTCCCGCGACGGCGAGCTTCACGTTCACCGGTGTCAGCGGCGAGGCGGTTCTGCTCGAGCTCGAGCGACGGGGAGTCGTGTCGTCGAGCGGCTCTGCCTGCGCTGCCGGGAGCGACGAGCCTTCGCATGTGCTCCTCGCGTGCGGGGTGTCTCCTGCGGTCGCACAGACCTCGGTGCGCTTCACCTTCGGACGCGAGGCGCTGCCCTCCGATCTGCCCGAGCGGCTCGGCGCGCTGGTGGCCGAGTCGGTGAGGGCGGTCGGCCACCCCTGAACGGCGAGAGCTGTGCGTGCGGCCATAGACTCGGCTGGTGACCGCCACCGCCCCGATCGTGACTCTGATCGTCCCCGGCCGCGACATCGGCGCCTTCGCTCCGGCCGCTCTCGACTCGCTGCGCGCGCAGTCCGAGACGCGGTGGCGCGCTCTCCTCATCGACGACGGCTCCGTCGACGACACCGGAGAGATCTTCGCCGCAGCCGCCGCGTCGGATCCGAGGTTCCGAAGCCTGCGGCACGAGGCGTCCCGAGGGCTCGGCGCTGCGCGCAACGTGGGCCTCGACCTGGTCGACACCCCCTTCGTGGGGTTTCTCGACGGCGATGACGAGCTCACCTCGACGGCGCTCGGGCGCCTCCTCGGCACCCTCGCCGAGACCGGCAGCGATTTCGTCGCGGGCGCGTATGTGCGATCGCGCTTCGACGGCGAGAGCTATGTCGCCGGGCGGGTGCAGCCATGGGTGTCGGCGGCGACGTCTCCTGCACGGCTGGGCACCACGATCATGGAGCACCCCCGCGCGAGCGCCAACATCGTCGCGTGGTCGAAGGTCAGCCGCACCGACTTCTGGACCGACCTGAGGTTTCCCGAGGGCGTGGCGTACGAAGACCAGGTGGTCGCGCAGCTGATGTACACCCGCGCCCGCGCCTTCGACGTCATCCCCGACACCGTCGTGCGGTGGCGTCTGCGGGCCGACGGCACCTCGATCACGCAGAGCCGGGCGCAGCTCCCGGTGCTGCGCGACTACGTCGACGCTCTGCGCGGGGGAATCCGCGTGCTGCACGAGGCGGGCGCCCGGGCCGCCGTCACGGCCCGACTCGAGCTGATCCTCGCCATGGATGTGCCCCCACTGGTCGAGATCGCGCGCACTCACGCCGATCCCGCGTACTCGGCGGAGATCGACGCGTTCGTCGCCGAGATCGAAGCGCTCCCCGAGCACGCCGACGTCCGCCCCGACCCCGCCCTCACCGCCGCCCTGGCGTGGTGAGGCTCGCCACCAGGAGACCGATGAACCAGTACCTCGCCGACCTCTTCTCGCTCGAGGGCCGCACAGCCGTCGTCACGGGCGGCAGCTCGGGCATCGGACGCGGCATCGCGACCGCACTCGCGAAGGCCGGGGCCGCCACGGTGATCGTCGCACGCGGCGAAGCCCGGATCGCCGAGACCGTCGCCGAGCTCACGAGCGCCGGATGCCGGGCGGCCGGAGTCGTCGGCGATCTCGGCTCCCGAGAAGGGATCCGGACCCTCGCCGAGGCCGCCACCGAGCCGTTCGGCGAGCCGGACATCCTCGTGAACTCTGCAGGGATCAACATCCGCCCGCCGTTCGCCGAGATCACCGAGGACGACTGGGATGCGACGATGACCGTCAATGCGCTCGCCCCGTTCCTGCTCGGACAGCGCTACGCCACGGGCATGGCCGAGCGCGGCTTCGGGCGCCTGATCCACATCAGCTCGCAGCAGGCGCATCGTGCCTTCGTCGGCAGCGGCGTCTACGGAGCGTCGAAGGGAGCCGTGGAGTCGCTGATGCGCTCGGAGGCCGAGGCATGGGGCGGCACCGGAGTCACGAGCAACACCCTGGTTCCCGGATTCGTGCTCACTCCGCTCAACGCACGCTTGCAGGAGGATCCGGAGCAGATCGCGGCGCTGGCGGCCCGGACGATGATCGGGCGCAACGGACTGCCCGCCGACTTCGCGGCGGCCTCCGTGTTCCTCGCGGGCGTCGGCTCGAGCTATGTCACCGGGCAGTCGCTGTTCATCGACGGCGGCCTGTCGGTGCACTGACCGCGTCTCACCCTTCGGCCGGGTACACCCGCTCGTCCGCGCGAGGCATATCGAGCAGCGGAACCGGCGCGGTGAGCGCATCGACCGCATCCGCTCCGGCCGAATCCTCCGGCGCCCGGTCCGCTCTGCGGTCGGCGAGAGCGGCACGCATGCCTCCCGTGACCGCCGTCTCGATGACCATCTCCGTGTCGAGCACGCGTGATGCGGCGACCTGCTGCGCGGCGAGCTCGGCGTAGAGACCGCCCAGAGCGAGGAGCTCGGCATGCGTTCCCGACTCCACAATCAGCCCCGCCTCGACGACGTGGATGACATCTGCGCCCATGATCGTCGAGAGACGGTGCGCGATCGTGAGCGTCGTGCGCCCCTTCGCGGCCTCGTCGAGTGCCTCCTGTACGACCCGCTCCGACACGGTGTCGAGAGCGGAGGTAGCCTCGTCGAGCAGAAGCACGGGCGGATCCTTCAGCAGCACACGCGCGATCGCGATGCGCTGCTTCTCACCGCCCGAGAGACGGTATCCCCGCTCCCCGACGACCGTGTCGTAGCCGTCTTCGAACCCGCTGATGATGTGGTGGATGTTCGCCGCGGTGCAGGCCGCGATCATCTCCTCGTCGGTCGCCTCCGGGCGGGCGTAGAGCAGGTTCTCGCGGATCGTGGCGTGGAACAGGTAGGTCTCCTGAGACACGATGCCGACCTGATCGATGATGGACTCCTGCGTGAGGGTCTTCACGTCCGCACCCGCGAAGAGCACGGCGCCGCCGTGCGCCTCGTACAGCCGCGGAGCGAGGTACAGCACCGTCGTCTTGCCGGCGCCGGACGGACCCACGAATGCCACGTGCTGTCCCGGTTCGGCAACGAACGACACGCCCTGCAGAGTGGGTCGAGCGTCGGGCGCCGCGTCCGGGTAGCGGAAGACGACATCCGCGAACTCGATCCGTCCGCGCGGCCCCGGGGCTTCGGCGACGGTGATCGCATCCGGAGCGTCCTGGATCTCGGGGACGAGGTCGAGGTATTCGAAGATGCGCGCGAACAGCGCGGATGATGTCTGAAGGTCGAGCGACACCCGCATGAGTCCCATCAGCGGCTGCAGAAGACGCGCCTGGACGGTCGTGAAGGCCACGACGGTGCCGGCGGTGATGGCGCCGCTGCCGCCGGCGATGAGGTAGCCCGAGACGAGGTAGATGACGGCGGGCACGCTCGCCATCAGCACCTGGACGACGGCGAAGAAGCCCTGGCCGCTCATCGCTCGCCGCACCTGCAGCGTGACCTGATTGCGATTCTCGGCCTGGTATCGCTGGGACTCCGTGCGCTGGCGGTTGAACGCCTTCGACAGCAGCATCCCCGAGACGCTCAGCGTCTCCTGCGTGATGGAGGTGAGCTCCGAGAGGGACTCCTGCGTCTCTCCCGCGATGCGCGCACGCACCTGGCCCACGCGGCGTTGGACGATGATCAGGAACGGCATCAGCACGACGGCGATCAGAGTGAGACGCCAGTCGATGAGGATCATCGCGACGAGCGACGCGATCACGGTGACGACATTGCCCAGGATGCTGGTGACGGTGTTCGTCAGCACCCCTGAGACGCCGCCGACGTCGTTCTGCAGGCGGGACTGGATCACGCCTGTCTTCGTCCGGGTGAAGAAGCCGAGTTCCATCGCCTGCAGGTGCTCGAACAGGCGCACACGGAGGTCGCCGGTGACGCTGTTGCCGACCGTCGAGGTGAGCCAGGTCTGAGCCACTCCGAGCACGGCCGAGACGAGGAAGAACCCGACCATCGCCGAGACGAGCCAGATCAACAGCTGCAGCTGCGGACCCCCGCCGTCTACCGGGAAGAGGGCGTCGTCGAAGATGCGCTGGACGATCAGCGGAGGGATCACCGCGATCGCGGCGCCGATGACGACCAGCACGCCGGTCCAGAAGATGCGCCATCGGTAGGGCCGGAAGAGGGCGATCACTCTGGCGCCCAGGCCGCTGATCCGCGGCGCCTCTGCGTTGAGCCGACGCTGCGCGGTCTCATCCACCCCGCGGAATCCACCGCGTCCGCCACCCATGCTCATCTCGCCAGCGTAGTCAGCGAGGTCGACATCGGGACCGATCCGGCGCGGCTGAGCCTCCGCTGAGAGCGGATTCGCCCGGATCCGGAATGGAATGTCCGAAGCTGTGGTTACGCTGAATGTCCAACGCGCACTCGCGCGCCTTCCCTCTTTCTCTCGTGCCCAGGAGGCCGTATGTCTGCCGTCGACACCGGTTCGATCACCACGCCCCCGGCTGCGGCGAGCGGTGAGATCGCTCGCAGCGACATGCGCGTGATCTGGCTGCTTCTCGTCGCCGCGTTCGTCGCCATCCTCAACGAGACGACGATGGGGATCGCGATCCCGCATCTGAACGCCGATCTGGGCATCCCGCCCGAGCTCGGGCAGTGGCTGACGAGCGCGTTCATGCTGACCATGGCCGTCGTGATCCCGACCACCGGGTTCATCCTGCAGCGCTTCACGACCCGCCAGGTCTTCATCGCGGCGATGGTCTCGTTCTCGCTCGGCACGCTGGTCGCCCTCGTGGCGCCCGGCTTCGGGGTCCTCCTCGTGGGTCGAGTCATCCAGGCCGCCGGCACCGGAATCATGATGCCGCTGCTCATGACGACGATCATGAACGTGGTCCCTCCGCAGTCGCGCGGTCGCATGATGGGCCGGGTCGGTCTCGTCATCTCGCTCGCTCCCGCGATCGGCCCGACGCTCGCCGGCGCGGTCCTCGAGACGCTCCACTGGCGCGCGCTGTTCGCGATCATCCTGCCGATCGCCCTCATCTCGCTCTTCATCGGGGTCAAGTGGATGACGAACCTCGGAGAGACGCGCAAGGTTCCCCTCGACGTGCTCTCCATCCCGCTCGCGGCACTCGGCTTCGGCGGCATCGTCTTCGGTCTCAGCCAGTTCGGCGGCGAGGGCGGATCCGGCGAGACCAGCGGCGTGATCGCACTCGTCGTGGGTGCCGTCGCCCTCGCGCTGTTCGTCTGGCGTCAGCTGGTGCTGCAGCGCATCGATGACGCTCTGCTCGATCTGCGGGTGTTCCGCTCGGTCAACTTCACGTTCGCGGTCATCATCATGGCGATCCTCGCGCTGTCGATGTTCGGCACGCTGACGCTGCTCCCGCAGTACCTGCAGAACGTCGCCGGACTCAACGCCCTCGAAGCAGGTCTCATCCTGCTTCCCGGCTCCGTGCTGATGGGTCTGCTCGGCCCCGTCATGGGCCGCGTGTACGACGCTCGTGGAACGCGCCCGCTGCTGATCCCCGGAACGATCCTCGTGTCGGCAGCGCTGTTCTACTACTCGACCGTCGGAGAGCACACCGTGTGGTGGGTGCTGATCATCGTGCAGGCCGCGATGTCGATCGGGCTCGCGATGTCCTTCACGCCCCTGTTCTCCGCATCGCTCGGATCACTGCCACGCTCGCTGTACTCGCACGGCTCCGCGGTGCTGAACACTCTCCAGCAGGTCGGCGGGGCCGCCGGCGTCGCCGTCCTCACCGTCACCTATTCCGCCATCCTGCACGCAGGAGAGGCCGAGGGACTGGAGACGGCCGCGGCTGGAGCACCTGGCGCTCGGATGGCGTTCCTCATCGCCGCGATCATCTCGCTCGCCGCCGTCGCGCTGAGCGCGTTCGTCCGCAAGCCCGCAGACGATCTGGCCGACGCGATGCATGGCGGGCACTGAACGTCGCCGCTGCGGCGGCGTCTGATCGCTACTGCGTCTTCGGCGCAGGGAAGTGGCAGACGCCGCCGCTGCAGTACCCGGCGGCGTCGTCATCGAGAAGGTTCGGAGTTCCGGTCAGCGGCTGAAGCACGGTCGGTGCGTCCTGCTCTGCGGAGTCCTGTGTCTTGGCCATCATTCGATCGTACGCCCGTGGCGACGAGATGGCGCGAAACGGCCCTCCTTCGCCCGACGACAGTGGCTCACCAGGAGTTCTGCCCTACGGTTGACGAGTGCTCAAACGACTCCTCGCCCGCCTCTTCTGGGCAGTCAGCCGCTGGACCCTCACTGCCGAGGCGACGCCTGTGCGACCCACCATCCTGATCGGTGCGCCGCACACGTCGAACTGGGACTTCGTCCTCATGCTGGCGATCGCGTGGCGGCTCGACATCGAGGTGCATTGGCTCGGCAAGAACAGTCTGTTCCGGGGTTGGCGGGGGCCGATCATGCGGAGCATCGGCGGCATCCCAGTCGATCGAGCCGACCCGGCACGAGTGGTCAACGACGTCGTCGCGCAGGTGCATTCCGGCAGCGTCTTCGGTCTCGTCATCACGCCCGACGGCACTCGCGGGGGCAACGAGTACTGGAAGTCCGGCTTCTACCGCATCGCAAGAGAGACCGGGATGCCGGTGACGCTCGGATTCGTCGACCGCACCACGATGACCACCGGTCTCGGGCCCACTCTCGAGCTGACGGGGGACGTCGCCGCCGACATGGACAGGATCCGCGCGTTCTACGCCGACAAGGCGGGTCTGCGTCCGGAACGCCGAACCACACCCCGACTGCGCGAGGAGCAGGCCCCCGAAGACAGCTGAGTGCGTCGAGTCAGTCGGAGTCCTCGTCGGCGATCTCCGAGCGCGTCTCGGAGCGGGCGTATTCGAGGTCCTCGTCCGAGAGGGTCTCCTTCATGCCGACCACCGCACCCGTGATCGTCCGGATCTCCTCTCGAGTCCGTTCGCTCAGCTGCGGCGCCGACTCGCCGAGCACGTCGACCCGCGCCTCGAGCGACAGCGCTGACCACCATTCCCGGATCGGGGGAAGCGTCATCATGGTCTCCTTCTCGGTCGACGCACAAGTGGCTGGACAGGATTCGAGGCCTCCCGCGAGACTGGCCGCATGGAACCCGATGACCACCCCACGCGCTCCGCGGAGCTCGACGACCGCCGTGACGGGCGCGATGAGACGCGTAACGAGCGAGCAGACCGCAACTGGGAGGAGCTGCTGCAAGAACTGCGCGTGATGCAGACGGGCACCCAGATCCTCACGGGGTTCCTGCTCGCCGTGGCATTCACTCCTCGATTCGAGGACATGGACGAGTTCCAGCGAGACGTGTACGTGGTGCTGGTGGGGCTCGCCGCGGTGGCCACGATTCTGGCGCTGGCACCGGTGGGGATGCATCGAGCGCTGTTCGGCCGCCGCCGCAAGCCCGAACTCGTGCGGGTTGCCGCTCGCATCGTGAAGATCGATCTCGTGGCGATCGCCGCGCTCACGATCGGCGTCACGACCCTCATCATCGATTTCACCGTCGACCGCTCCGCGGGGCTCATCGCGCTCGTGTCCTCATGCGTGGCTGTGCTCCTCCTGTGGCTCGTCCTCCCCCGCCTCGTGCGGCGCGAGGCCGAACGAGGCGGGGCGGACGACAAGACCTGACGCGAGGTTCCCCGCAGAGGTCAGCGGCCGGCCGGGGTGCGGTTCTCGGCGCTGACCATCCATGCGAACTGCTCGAGGCTCTCGAGCACCGCGTGCAGGATGTCGGCAGAGGTGGGATCTTCTTCGTCGACCGCGTCGTGCACGTCGCGGATCGTTCCGACGACGGCATCCAGACGCGCGGTCACGAGATCGATGGTGTCGGTCGTCGAGACCTCGCCCATCGGGAACGCGGGAAGCGACGTCGACTCGGCGATCGTATCGGTGCGCCCGTCGGGCACGGCGTGCAGCGCGCGCATGCGCTCCGCG is a genomic window containing:
- a CDS encoding ABC transporter ATP-binding protein; protein product: MSMGGGRGGFRGVDETAQRRLNAEAPRISGLGARVIALFRPYRWRIFWTGVLVVIGAAIAVIPPLIVQRIFDDALFPVDGGGPQLQLLIWLVSAMVGFFLVSAVLGVAQTWLTSTVGNSVTGDLRVRLFEHLQAMELGFFTRTKTGVIQSRLQNDVGGVSGVLTNTVTSILGNVVTVIASLVAMILIDWRLTLIAVVLMPFLIIVQRRVGQVRARIAGETQESLSELTSITQETLSVSGMLLSKAFNRQRTESQRYQAENRNQVTLQVRRAMSGQGFFAVVQVLMASVPAVIYLVSGYLIAGGSGAITAGTVVAFTTVQARLLQPLMGLMRVSLDLQTSSALFARIFEYLDLVPEIQDAPDAITVAEAPGPRGRIEFADVVFRYPDAAPDARPTLQGVSFVAEPGQHVAFVGPSGAGKTTVLYLAPRLYEAHGGAVLFAGADVKTLTQESIIDQVGIVSQETYLFHATIRENLLYARPEATDEEMIAACTAANIHHIISGFEDGYDTVVGERGYRLSGGEKQRIAIARVLLKDPPVLLLDEATSALDTVSERVVQEALDEAAKGRTTLTIAHRLSTIMGADVIHVVEAGLIVESGTHAELLALGGLYAELAAQQVAASRVLDTEMVIETAVTGGMRAALADRRADRAPEDSAGADAVDALTAPVPLLDMPRADERVYPAEG
- the nadB gene encoding L-aspartate oxidase, producing MNVVVVGSGIAGLTAALHAREAGHSVTLVTKGAIGDGSTGYAQGGVAGIYGTGDSAAHHAADTIEAGAGLSDEVAVGVLVRDGAARIAELIARGVAFDRSPDGELLLGREAAHRHARIVHAGGDATGAAIAQSLVAAVRSTDVTVVEGAFLADVLVEDGIARGIRVVVDGVASDLSADAVILATGGAGHLYAHTTNPLGATGDGIAAALRVGAAVADLEFVQFHPTILGEGPAFLVSEAVRGEGATLIDAAGHRFVFDSHPDGELAPRDVVARAIARQAARQGSPVRLDATMIGRLRLAHRFPTIDRVTRERGFDWASEPIPVTPAAHYLMGGIVTDLDGRTSIRGLLAVGEVARTGVHGANRLASNSLLEGAVFGARAAAALEAPWQHPPMTVRGGQANGPTHGDGRGSEVDDHGTAFSRAALQRLMWDHVGLLRSEDGLRYALITLRRWLATAPDPTTVAEREDANLLLLADATASAALARTDSIGAHFRESVAAPLLETV
- a CDS encoding 1-acyl-sn-glycerol-3-phosphate acyltransferase, with product MLKRLLARLFWAVSRWTLTAEATPVRPTILIGAPHTSNWDFVLMLAIAWRLDIEVHWLGKNSLFRGWRGPIMRSIGGIPVDRADPARVVNDVVAQVHSGSVFGLVITPDGTRGGNEYWKSGFYRIARETGMPVTLGFVDRTTMTTGLGPTLELTGDVAADMDRIRAFYADKAGLRPERRTTPRLREEQAPEDS
- the nadC gene encoding carboxylating nicotinate-nucleotide diphosphorylase, which encodes MLTPAHITRVVGAALEEDAPWGDLTSTTLLPPDATATADLVAREAGIFSGGEVFAAAFHLTDPSISVDVHVGDGDAFAAGDVLASVSGPARGILTAERIALNFTQRMSGIATVTAAYVRAIEGTSARIADTRKTTPGLRAFERHAVLSGGGHNHRHSLSDAVMAKDNHLAVLKRSGVDLATALRDALSRLPHTTHVVVEVDRLDQIPAVLDGGAHTVLLDNFSVDDLRAGVTLIGDRAQVEASGGVNLDTVGGIAATGVDVISVGALTHSARALDLGLDVRID
- a CDS encoding Dps family protein, with translation MAEKTASKTGTASKRGAKTTRRQNAEKGFTASTTLAANLQLVLVDLIELSLQGKQAHWNVVGRNFRDTHRQLDEIIDAARTFSDTVAERMRALHAVPDGRTDTIAESTSLPAFPMGEVSTTDTIDLVTARLDAVVGTIRDVHDAVDEEDPTSADILHAVLESLEQFAWMVSAENRTPAGR
- a CDS encoding MDR family MFS transporter, translating into MSAVDTGSITTPPAAASGEIARSDMRVIWLLLVAAFVAILNETTMGIAIPHLNADLGIPPELGQWLTSAFMLTMAVVIPTTGFILQRFTTRQVFIAAMVSFSLGTLVALVAPGFGVLLVGRVIQAAGTGIMMPLLMTTIMNVVPPQSRGRMMGRVGLVISLAPAIGPTLAGAVLETLHWRALFAIILPIALISLFIGVKWMTNLGETRKVPLDVLSIPLAALGFGGIVFGLSQFGGEGGSGETSGVIALVVGAVALALFVWRQLVLQRIDDALLDLRVFRSVNFTFAVIIMAILALSMFGTLTLLPQYLQNVAGLNALEAGLILLPGSVLMGLLGPVMGRVYDARGTRPLLIPGTILVSAALFYYSTVGEHTVWWVLIIVQAAMSIGLAMSFTPLFSASLGSLPRSLYSHGSAVLNTLQQVGGAAGVAVLTVTYSAILHAGEAEGLETAAAGAPGARMAFLIAAIISLAAVALSAFVRKPADDLADAMHGGH
- a CDS encoding DUF6328 family protein, coding for MEPDDHPTRSAELDDRRDGRDETRNERADRNWEELLQELRVMQTGTQILTGFLLAVAFTPRFEDMDEFQRDVYVVLVGLAAVATILALAPVGMHRALFGRRRKPELVRVAARIVKIDLVAIAALTIGVTTLIIDFTVDRSAGLIALVSSCVAVLLLWLVLPRLVRREAERGGADDKT
- a CDS encoding SDR family NAD(P)-dependent oxidoreductase, with amino-acid sequence MNQYLADLFSLEGRTAVVTGGSSGIGRGIATALAKAGAATVIVARGEARIAETVAELTSAGCRAAGVVGDLGSREGIRTLAEAATEPFGEPDILVNSAGINIRPPFAEITEDDWDATMTVNALAPFLLGQRYATGMAERGFGRLIHISSQQAHRAFVGSGVYGASKGAVESLMRSEAEAWGGTGVTSNTLVPGFVLTPLNARLQEDPEQIAALAARTMIGRNGLPADFAAASVFLAGVGSSYVTGQSLFIDGGLSVH
- a CDS encoding glycosyltransferase family 2 protein — translated: MTATAPIVTLIVPGRDIGAFAPAALDSLRAQSETRWRALLIDDGSVDDTGEIFAAAAASDPRFRSLRHEASRGLGAARNVGLDLVDTPFVGFLDGDDELTSTALGRLLGTLAETGSDFVAGAYVRSRFDGESYVAGRVQPWVSAATSPARLGTTIMEHPRASANIVAWSKVSRTDFWTDLRFPEGVAYEDQVVAQLMYTRARAFDVIPDTVVRWRLRADGTSITQSRAQLPVLRDYVDALRGGIRVLHEAGARAAVTARLELILAMDVPPLVEIARTHADPAYSAEIDAFVAEIEALPEHADVRPDPALTAALAW
- a CDS encoding cysteine desulfurase family protein, with protein sequence MLYLDHAATSPVRPEVLDAMRPFLAGVFGNPSSHHTYGEAAASALDEARARVARVLGMRSGDVIFTSGGTESNNLAVKGIVLAALARGRGHLVVSPIEHESILESADYLHRFHGVEVSAAPVDALGRISASALTETLREDTALVAIGHANNEIGTIQDVPSLAAVARDAGVPLHVDAVQSAGWLPLTDLGADAIAVAGHKLGTPKGIGVLGVRGRVALEPLMHGGGQERGRRSGTENVAGAVALATALELAEAERDEVNARLSASTGRFIEVVQSLVSQASLTGDPAARLPATASFTFTGVSGEAVLLELERRGVVSSSGSACAAGSDEPSHVLLACGVSPAVAQTSVRFTFGREALPSDLPERLGALVAESVRAVGHP